The following proteins come from a genomic window of Mesorhizobium sp. 131-2-1:
- a CDS encoding peptide ABC transporter substrate-binding protein: MTKNSTTTSNYSRRQALRLMALGGAAGLIAPNLLGKSAFAKTPAAGPAGRVVVGLSQEPTVFNPLMAHIEVDDAVHFSVFDALVRMDAKGVLQPNLAAEVPSQKNGGISQDGLNWRIKLRDNARWHDGQPFTAEDVKFTLELITNPKFRAWRTSGHSLVQDITVVSPTEITWRMKEAFAPYLSFLAETFIVPKHILEKEADPNAAAFNQAPVGTGAFKWSQRVAGDHIELVANPEYAGEGPYIEQLIFKYIPDMTVLYTQFKSGDVDLVDQAYITPDHYTEAHELPDRLVTLETGASLESFYLNLGRPQFKDLAVRQALYAALDRKAIVDTIYYGVGTLTESFMPKESYYYNPNLPAQEFNLDRARQILDEAGWKPGPDGIRAKDGVRLSFANSTTSGNNLREQTQQFLQQTFAEIGVEMTISNLPAAVMWGDFWVKSQFDTAMSGVTYLIAADPDATNRLHTKAIAAQGGHGSNTAQYSNPEVDALLEKGARSFDPEERRAIYNRVQETVRHDLPFLPLFAYTNVLGRKKGLDGFEPNANTRTASWHAASWRWKA, from the coding sequence ATGACCAAAAATTCAACGACTACATCCAACTACTCGAGACGCCAGGCGCTGCGACTGATGGCGCTCGGTGGAGCTGCAGGCTTGATCGCGCCCAATCTTCTGGGCAAGTCCGCTTTCGCCAAGACCCCTGCCGCGGGTCCGGCCGGTCGCGTCGTCGTCGGTCTTTCACAAGAGCCGACCGTGTTCAATCCGTTGATGGCGCATATCGAAGTTGATGACGCGGTCCATTTCTCGGTTTTTGATGCGTTGGTCAGGATGGACGCCAAAGGCGTCCTTCAGCCCAATCTCGCAGCCGAGGTGCCAAGCCAGAAAAATGGCGGCATTTCGCAGGACGGTCTGAACTGGCGCATCAAGTTGCGCGACAATGCCCGCTGGCACGACGGCCAGCCATTCACGGCCGAGGACGTGAAATTCACCCTCGAGCTTATCACGAACCCGAAGTTTCGGGCTTGGCGCACGAGCGGCCATTCGCTCGTGCAGGACATTACAGTGGTTTCACCTACTGAGATCACATGGCGGATGAAGGAGGCTTTTGCTCCCTATCTTTCGTTCTTGGCCGAGACCTTCATCGTGCCCAAACACATTTTAGAGAAAGAGGCCGATCCGAATGCAGCCGCATTCAACCAGGCGCCGGTCGGCACCGGCGCATTTAAATGGAGCCAGCGCGTCGCGGGCGATCATATAGAACTCGTCGCCAATCCTGAGTATGCCGGGGAAGGTCCCTATATCGAGCAGCTCATCTTCAAATACATTCCCGATATGACAGTGCTCTACACTCAGTTCAAGAGCGGCGACGTGGACCTGGTCGATCAGGCTTACATCACTCCCGACCACTACACTGAAGCCCACGAACTGCCGGACCGCCTAGTGACCCTGGAGACCGGCGCATCGCTGGAGTCGTTCTACCTGAATTTGGGCCGCCCGCAGTTCAAGGATTTGGCAGTGCGCCAAGCGCTCTACGCCGCTCTGGACAGGAAGGCGATTGTCGACACGATCTACTACGGCGTGGGCACACTCACCGAGAGTTTCATGCCGAAGGAGTCCTATTACTACAATCCGAACCTGCCCGCGCAGGAGTTCAATCTGGATCGGGCGCGCCAGATCCTGGATGAGGCTGGCTGGAAGCCTGGCCCGGATGGAATACGCGCCAAGGACGGAGTGCGGCTGTCCTTCGCCAACTCAACGACGTCTGGCAACAACCTCCGCGAGCAGACGCAGCAGTTCCTGCAGCAGACGTTTGCCGAGATCGGCGTCGAGATGACGATCTCGAATTTGCCAGCTGCCGTGATGTGGGGGGATTTCTGGGTGAAGTCGCAATTCGACACCGCCATGTCGGGCGTCACCTATCTGATTGCAGCGGACCCCGACGCCACCAACCGGCTGCATACGAAGGCAATCGCCGCTCAGGGTGGCCACGGTTCGAACACCGCGCAATATTCCAACCCTGAGGTCGATGCCCTGCTCGAAAAGGGCGCTCGCAGCTTCGATCCGGAAGAGCGGCGCGCGATCTACAATCGCGTGCAGGAGACGGTGCGCCATGATCTGCCGTTCCTGCCGCTGTTCGCCTACACAAACGTCCTCGGGCGCAAGAAGGGTCTGGACGGCTTCGAGCCCAACGCCAACACGCGCACCGCGTCGTGGCATGCCGCAAGTTGGCGTTGGAAGGCCTAA
- a CDS encoding ABC transporter ATP-binding protein — MIASIQAVAPHEVALSVRDLTVSLPAGMERVHAVENISFDLKRGQILCIIGESGSGKSVTANAIMGLLPKVIRVSSGVIQLEGMNIIGMSRDKLRNLRGRVVSMIFQDPLSALNPLMTVGAQIDEVMAAHGYGTPKTCRDRAIELLTEVGLPDPELMYHQYPFRLSGGQRQRVMIAMALALEPTVLIADEPTTALDVTTQAQILELIRDIQRRKGMSVMFITHDFGVVAEIADSVVVMEKGHIVEQGSAEQVLKAPKHPYTQRLIAAVPHLTGEDRPRAEPVSKEPILKVEGLVKTYRDGSALFGAQRIVKAVNEVSFELAPGRTLGVVGESGSGKSSLGRLLIKLLDSDGGGILFEGSDIAELSEAEFRPLRPRIQMIFQDPFASLNPRSTVGHILTVGPVAHGTPYARAREEARALLAHVGLDAGAYGRYPHEFSGGQRQRIGIARALMFKPKLLIADEAVSALDVSIQAQILQLLDQIQRETGVSMVFITHDLRVASQICDEIAVMQKGQIVERGPPSQIFLNPQAAYTRQLVAAIPGERSGNARPIAANA, encoded by the coding sequence ATGATCGCCAGCATCCAAGCTGTAGCTCCTCATGAGGTAGCGCTTTCGGTACGCGACCTGACAGTCAGCCTGCCGGCCGGCATGGAGCGGGTCCATGCAGTTGAGAATATCTCGTTTGATCTGAAACGCGGCCAGATCCTCTGCATCATAGGCGAGTCCGGATCCGGTAAGTCGGTCACGGCGAACGCGATCATGGGGCTGCTGCCAAAGGTGATCCGCGTTTCATCGGGTGTCATCCAGCTGGAGGGAATGAACATCATCGGCATGTCGCGCGACAAGCTGCGCAACCTGCGTGGACGAGTCGTGTCGATGATCTTTCAGGATCCGCTCTCGGCGCTCAACCCGCTGATGACTGTGGGAGCGCAGATTGATGAGGTGATGGCAGCGCATGGCTACGGCACGCCAAAAACCTGCCGCGACCGCGCCATTGAGCTGCTCACTGAAGTGGGACTACCCGACCCCGAACTCATGTATCACCAGTATCCTTTCCGGCTTTCTGGCGGGCAGCGGCAGCGCGTCATGATCGCCATGGCCCTGGCGCTCGAGCCAACGGTGCTGATCGCCGATGAGCCGACCACCGCGCTCGACGTCACTACCCAGGCACAGATCCTGGAACTGATCCGCGACATTCAGCGCCGCAAGGGCATGAGCGTGATGTTCATCACCCACGATTTCGGCGTGGTGGCCGAGATCGCCGACAGTGTCGTGGTGATGGAAAAGGGTCACATCGTCGAGCAGGGCAGCGCCGAGCAGGTCTTGAAGGCGCCCAAGCATCCTTACACCCAGCGCCTGATCGCGGCCGTACCGCATCTGACCGGCGAGGATCGCCCTCGTGCGGAGCCTGTCAGCAAGGAGCCGATCCTGAAGGTCGAAGGTCTGGTGAAGACCTATCGTGACGGCAGTGCGCTGTTCGGCGCGCAGCGGATTGTGAAAGCGGTGAACGAGGTTTCGTTCGAATTGGCACCCGGCCGCACGCTAGGCGTCGTAGGCGAGAGCGGTTCGGGAAAATCGTCACTGGGCCGGCTGCTGATCAAGCTGCTGGACAGCGACGGCGGCGGGATTTTGTTCGAGGGATCTGACATCGCCGAGCTTTCCGAAGCGGAGTTCCGCCCGCTTAGACCGCGGATCCAGATGATCTTCCAGGATCCCTTCGCGTCTCTGAACCCACGCTCGACCGTCGGCCACATCTTGACCGTGGGTCCGGTGGCTCACGGGACGCCTTATGCCCGAGCGCGCGAGGAAGCGCGTGCGCTTCTGGCCCATGTCGGTCTCGATGCCGGCGCTTATGGCCGCTATCCGCACGAATTCTCGGGTGGGCAACGCCAGCGCATCGGCATCGCTCGCGCGCTGATGTTCAAGCCGAAGCTGTTGATTGCCGACGAGGCGGTTTCCGCGCTCGACGTGTCGATCCAGGCGCAGATTCTGCAGCTTCTGGACCAGATACAGCGCGAGACCGGCGTGTCTATGGTCTTCATCACCCACGACCTGCGCGTGGCCAGCCAGATCTGCGACGAAATCGCCGTTATGCAGAAGGGCCAGATCGTCGAGCGCGGACCGCCCTCGCAGATATTCCTAAACCCGCAAGCCGCGTACACGCGTCAGCTCGTAGCGGCAATTCCAGGGGAGAGGTCAGGCAACGCCCGTCCAATTGCAGCAAACGCATGA
- a CDS encoding Lrp/AsnC family transcriptional regulator, producing MKLDRIDIKILAQLQKNGRLTNVELADLVNLSQSPCLMRVKKLQAEGFITGYSAQIDVAKLGQTLTVFTEVTLKHHQHNDFARFLTAIQKVESVIECHLVSGGYDYLVKFVTAGITEYQTIMERLIELDIGIDKYFSFVVLKSPIAKSHLPLDTIFDR from the coding sequence ATGAAGCTCGACAGGATCGACATCAAGATCTTAGCACAACTGCAAAAGAACGGGCGGCTCACGAATGTCGAGCTTGCCGACTTGGTCAACCTTTCACAGAGCCCTTGCCTGATGCGGGTGAAAAAACTTCAGGCAGAAGGTTTCATCACCGGTTATTCTGCCCAGATCGACGTCGCGAAGCTGGGGCAGACTTTGACGGTTTTCACAGAAGTGACGCTCAAGCATCATCAGCATAACGACTTCGCGAGATTTCTCACCGCCATTCAGAAGGTAGAGTCGGTCATAGAATGCCACCTGGTTTCAGGGGGTTACGACTATCTTGTGAAGTTTGTCACAGCTGGGATTACTGAATACCAGACGATCATGGAGCGCTTGATCGAATTGGATATTGGAATCGACAAATATTTTAGCTTCGTCGTGCTGAAGTCACCGATCGCGAAGTCCCATTTGCCACTCGATACCATTTTCGACAGATGA
- a CDS encoding NAD-dependent succinate-semialdehyde dehydrogenase: MNAITKIGFLKDADLFRQRALIGDVWQHAHSNETVDVTDPASLKVLGTVPDMGIDETRAAIDAAQAALYDWKARTHAERAAFLESWHSLILENEADLALLLTLEQGKPLAEARAEIRYGASFVKWFAEEARRIGGSTIPSPTPDRRILVLKEAVGVCAIITPWNFPNAMITRKVAPALAAGCTVVIKPSEFTPFSALALGVLAERAGIPPGVINIVTGMPTGIGNELMANGTVRKISFTGSTRVGALLMRGAADSIKRLSLELGGNAPFIVFDDADLDKAVEGVIASKFRNGGQTCVCANRILVHEGVYDAFAEKLSLRVARMKVGAGTDEGTEIGPMINAAAIDKIERHIADAKEKGAQIIAQSEAVPDGKQYARPVVLGEATTEMLLASEETFGPVAPLFRFETEDEAIAIANNTPFGLAAYFYTDNLKRSWRVAEALEFGMIGLNTGMISTEVAPFGGVKQSGVGREGSQLGIEEYLEIKTFHVGGLG; this comes from the coding sequence ATGAATGCAATCACGAAGATTGGTTTCCTGAAGGATGCGGACCTGTTTCGCCAGCGGGCGCTCATCGGAGATGTTTGGCAGCATGCGCACAGCAATGAGACGGTCGATGTGACCGACCCAGCAAGTCTGAAAGTCCTTGGAACGGTGCCCGATATGGGCATTGACGAAACAAGGGCAGCAATAGACGCGGCGCAGGCGGCGCTTTACGACTGGAAGGCCAGGACCCATGCCGAACGTGCAGCATTTCTGGAAAGCTGGCATAGTCTGATACTGGAAAATGAGGCTGACCTGGCATTGCTGCTGACGCTGGAACAGGGCAAGCCTTTGGCGGAGGCACGCGCCGAAATCCGCTATGGCGCCTCCTTCGTCAAATGGTTCGCCGAAGAAGCACGCCGGATCGGTGGCTCGACAATTCCGTCGCCCACGCCCGATCGCCGCATTCTGGTGCTGAAGGAGGCCGTCGGCGTCTGCGCCATCATCACGCCGTGGAATTTCCCCAACGCGATGATCACGCGCAAGGTGGCGCCGGCGCTGGCTGCGGGTTGTACGGTTGTCATCAAGCCGTCGGAATTCACACCATTCTCGGCACTGGCGCTCGGCGTTCTGGCGGAACGGGCAGGTATTCCGCCCGGGGTGATCAACATTGTCACCGGCATGCCCACCGGAATCGGCAACGAACTGATGGCGAACGGGACGGTGCGCAAGATCTCGTTCACCGGCTCGACGCGCGTCGGTGCGCTGCTCATGCGTGGCGCTGCCGATAGCATCAAGCGGCTGAGCCTCGAGCTCGGCGGCAACGCGCCCTTTATCGTGTTCGATGACGCCGATTTGGACAAGGCAGTTGAAGGGGTGATCGCATCCAAGTTCCGCAATGGCGGTCAAACCTGCGTCTGCGCGAACCGGATTCTCGTGCATGAAGGCGTTTACGACGCTTTCGCCGAAAAGCTGAGCCTGCGCGTCGCGCGGATGAAGGTTGGCGCAGGGACCGACGAGGGTACTGAGATCGGCCCAATGATCAACGCGGCCGCGATCGACAAGATCGAGCGTCACATCGCGGATGCGAAAGAGAAGGGCGCGCAGATCATCGCCCAAAGCGAGGCAGTGCCCGACGGCAAGCAATATGCACGGCCCGTCGTGCTGGGAGAGGCCACTACCGAGATGCTCCTGGCATCGGAAGAGACGTTCGGTCCGGTGGCGCCCCTTTTTCGCTTCGAGACGGAGGACGAGGCCATCGCAATAGCGAACAATACGCCGTTCGGCCTTGCCGCTTACTTCTATACAGACAATCTCAAACGGTCATGGCGTGTTGCCGAGGCGTTGGAGTTCGGTATGATCGGGCTCAACACAGGCATGATCTCGACCGAGGTAGCGCCTTTCGGCGGTGTCAAGCAGTCAGGAGTTGGCCGCGAAGGATCGCAGCTCGGCATCGAGGAATATCTCGAGATCAAGACCTTTCATGTTGGCGGGCTTGGTTAG
- a CDS encoding cupin domain-containing protein, whose product MSLLISIDTNPAFTPKQSLPLPERLISGAPSFKTWAQDASKSEKVLAGVWEATPGVTHSVKGSTYEFCHIISGVIEIEEKDGETKTYRAGDSFVMKPGFVGVWRTIETVRKIYVVVND is encoded by the coding sequence ATGTCACTTCTGATCTCGATCGACACGAATCCCGCCTTCACGCCGAAGCAGTCATTGCCGTTGCCGGAGCGACTCATCTCCGGCGCTCCATCCTTCAAGACTTGGGCGCAGGACGCTTCGAAAAGTGAGAAGGTTCTGGCTGGCGTCTGGGAGGCGACACCCGGCGTTACGCATTCGGTGAAAGGCAGCACCTACGAGTTCTGTCACATCATTTCGGGTGTGATTGAAATCGAGGAGAAGGACGGCGAGACCAAGACTTATCGCGCCGGCGACAGTTTCGTGATGAAACCTGGCTTTGTCGGCGTGTGGCGCACGATCGAGACCGTGCGCAAGATCTACGTAGTGGTGAATGACTAA
- a CDS encoding GNAT family N-acetyltransferase, translated as MQRSVRLKSFELVARDIDDVDVKLLHALSISVRWPHRPKDWELLRRAGRGIVAVDGIGRVFGSAMWFPHGNDFATIGLVITTPRTQAQGGGRWLMDLVLKECGDRSLTLNATHAAYPLYVSLGFTAEATVYLRQGEVLQTLPVPNLDGELKALSSDRLKEIAALDTRAFGTNRERLLALLSEDASIYTLSRSGEIVGYSMCREFGGGFVIGPIVARDELDAIHLTAVHLKNLIGRFVRVDSREKDGAFAEFLQKSGLDIAESVTTMSKGRRFLNREHNEPWVYGLASHAFS; from the coding sequence ATGCAAAGATCAGTGCGCCTGAAATCTTTCGAACTGGTCGCGCGCGACATTGATGATGTCGACGTAAAGCTGCTGCATGCGCTCTCGATTTCGGTCCGGTGGCCGCATCGACCAAAGGATTGGGAACTGCTGCGCCGTGCCGGCCGGGGTATCGTTGCTGTGGACGGGATCGGACGGGTTTTCGGCAGTGCGATGTGGTTTCCCCATGGGAACGATTTCGCCACCATCGGTTTGGTCATCACAACGCCCCGCACGCAAGCGCAGGGAGGCGGTCGATGGCTCATGGACTTGGTTCTGAAAGAGTGTGGCGATCGCAGCTTGACGCTCAACGCCACCCACGCTGCATATCCTCTCTATGTCTCACTCGGCTTCACCGCCGAGGCGACCGTATACTTGCGCCAAGGCGAGGTCTTACAGACGCTCCCAGTTCCGAACTTGGACGGCGAATTGAAGGCCCTGTCGAGCGATAGGCTAAAGGAGATCGCGGCGCTGGATACGCGCGCGTTTGGGACAAACCGCGAGAGGTTGCTCGCGTTGCTCTCCGAGGATGCCTCAATTTACACTTTGAGCCGTAGCGGCGAGATCGTCGGGTATTCCATGTGTCGCGAATTCGGGGGTGGTTTTGTAATCGGCCCGATCGTCGCGCGCGACGAACTTGACGCGATCCATCTTACAGCTGTGCATCTGAAAAATCTGATCGGGCGGTTCGTCCGCGTCGACTCGCGCGAAAAGGACGGCGCGTTTGCCGAGTTCCTCCAGAAGAGCGGCCTTGATATCGCGGAGTCTGTTACGACCATGTCCAAAGGGCGCCGCTTCCTCAACCGAGAACACAACGAACCTTGGGTTTACGGGCTGGCCAGCCACGCATTCAGCTGA
- a CDS encoding NAD(P)/FAD-dependent oxidoreductase, producing the protein MSPRVERIHSDERLPAEADVVIIGGGILGSTAAYYLAKRGLSVALLEKGYVACEQSSRNWGWCRQQNRDRRELPLSVISMRLWDELTRDINRDLGFRRCGLVYATHDEAVLAGWERWREVAREYEVETRVLSRAEVAKRVPEARDKWVGGTYSERDGKAEPALAAPAIAEGARALGATIHQGCAARALDLTNGKIAGVHTEKGHIRTSAVLCAAGAWSSRFLRPLGISFPQASIRQTALRSTPTINIGEAVSTPYCTITRRLDGSYTLAISGKANLEITPQAIRYCREFMPQFLRRLKNVRLGVGHSFISGPDSIQALLTNDDRIFEQNRVLDPPPLKWLVGQVVESVRKTFPQLRDLEIDSAWGGFVDCTPDAVPVVSQIEGVKGLVLAAGCSGHGFGLGPGLGYLAAELVVNDTPSVDPTPFRLSRLVDGSKLDIAAI; encoded by the coding sequence ATGTCGCCCCGCGTAGAACGCATTCACAGCGATGAGCGTCTCCCGGCCGAGGCCGACGTCGTCATCATCGGCGGGGGCATCCTCGGGTCTACGGCCGCCTACTACCTGGCGAAGCGTGGCCTCTCTGTGGCGCTCCTTGAGAAGGGCTACGTCGCCTGTGAACAATCGAGCCGAAACTGGGGTTGGTGCCGCCAGCAGAACCGCGACCGGCGCGAACTGCCGCTCTCGGTGATCTCCATGCGACTGTGGGACGAGCTCACGCGCGATATCAATCGGGACCTCGGATTCCGACGCTGCGGTCTCGTCTATGCGACCCACGACGAGGCTGTGCTCGCCGGCTGGGAAAGGTGGCGCGAGGTCGCCAGGGAGTACGAGGTCGAAACCCGAGTGCTGAGCCGGGCGGAGGTGGCCAAGCGCGTCCCCGAAGCGCGCGACAAATGGGTCGGCGGGACCTATTCGGAGCGGGACGGCAAGGCCGAACCTGCGCTCGCCGCGCCGGCTATCGCCGAAGGGGCCAGAGCTCTGGGCGCCACGATCCACCAGGGATGCGCCGCGCGGGCGCTCGACTTGACCAATGGCAAGATTGCGGGCGTGCATACCGAGAAGGGTCACATCAGAACCAGCGCGGTGCTGTGCGCCGCCGGCGCTTGGTCCTCGCGCTTCCTTCGGCCCCTCGGGATCAGTTTCCCCCAAGCGAGCATCAGGCAGACCGCACTGCGTTCCACCCCGACAATCAACATAGGCGAAGCGGTCTCCACGCCCTACTGCACGATCACGCGCCGACTGGACGGCAGCTATACGCTTGCGATTAGCGGAAAGGCGAACCTCGAAATCACGCCCCAGGCTATCCGGTATTGCCGGGAATTCATGCCGCAGTTCTTGCGCCGCCTGAAGAACGTCAGGCTCGGCGTCGGTCATTCGTTCATTTCGGGTCCGGATTCAATACAGGCGCTGCTGACCAACGATGATCGGATCTTCGAACAGAATCGCGTGCTGGATCCACCGCCCTTGAAATGGCTGGTGGGCCAAGTGGTGGAGAGTGTCCGGAAAACGTTTCCCCAACTTCGCGATTTAGAGATCGATAGCGCCTGGGGTGGCTTCGTCGATTGCACGCCGGACGCGGTGCCTGTGGTCTCGCAGATCGAGGGGGTGAAAGGTCTCGTCCTCGCGGCGGGCTGCTCGGGTCACGGCTTCGGTTTGGGCCCGGGGCTCGGCTATCTGGCTGCAGAGCTTGTCGTGAACGACACACCTTCCGTCGATCCCACACCGTTCCGGCTGTCGCGTCTGGTCGACGGTTCGAAGCTGGACATTGCCGCCATCTGA